In Variovorax paradoxus, a single genomic region encodes these proteins:
- the phhA gene encoding phenylalanine 4-monooxygenase, protein MDSPAAAAVVTPAVYGASDRPPRGDYSRGGAVLADYTCPQDWASYTPADHDTYKRLYERQAAQLPGLACDAFIKALPSLGVKDRIPRFDELNERLHRATGWEIVAVPGLIPELPFFTLLANRKFPVTDWIRKPEEFDYIVEPDVFHDLFGHVPMLFDPTFADYVQRYGAGGIKAHELGAGEKLARLYWYTVEFGLIRQPDGLRAYGAGILSSVGELKHAVLSDEPRRLPIDLLRAMRTRYKIDTYQANYFVIDSFAQLFDLTAPDFTPLYESLEVAPDIEAGVLLPGESGKA, encoded by the coding sequence ATGGACTCCCCCGCCGCCGCCGCAGTTGTCACCCCCGCCGTGTATGGCGCTTCGGACCGTCCGCCGCGCGGCGACTACTCGCGCGGCGGCGCCGTGCTGGCCGACTACACCTGCCCGCAGGATTGGGCCAGCTACACGCCGGCCGACCATGACACCTACAAGCGGCTCTACGAGCGGCAGGCCGCGCAACTGCCGGGGCTGGCCTGCGATGCTTTCATCAAGGCGCTGCCCTCGCTCGGGGTGAAGGACCGCATCCCGCGTTTCGACGAACTCAACGAGCGGCTGCATCGCGCCACGGGCTGGGAGATCGTGGCGGTGCCGGGGCTGATTCCCGAGCTGCCGTTCTTCACGCTGCTCGCGAACCGCAAGTTTCCGGTGACGGACTGGATCCGCAAGCCGGAGGAGTTCGACTACATCGTGGAGCCCGACGTGTTCCATGACCTGTTCGGCCATGTGCCGATGCTGTTCGACCCGACCTTCGCCGACTACGTGCAGCGCTATGGCGCAGGCGGCATCAAGGCGCACGAACTGGGCGCTGGCGAGAAGCTCGCGCGGCTCTACTGGTACACGGTGGAGTTCGGGCTGATCCGCCAGCCGGACGGCCTGCGCGCGTATGGCGCGGGCATCCTGAGCTCCGTGGGCGAGTTGAAGCACGCGGTGCTGAGCGACGAGCCGCGCCGGCTGCCGATCGACCTGCTGCGCGCCATGCGCACGCGCTACAAGATCGACACCTACCAGGCCAACTACTTCGTGATCGACAGCTTCGCGCAGCTCTTCGACCTCACGGCGCCGGACTTCACGCCCCTCTACGAATCGCTCGAGGTCGCTCCCGACATCGAAGCAGGCGTGCTGCTGCCGGGCGAGTCGGGCAAGGCCTGA
- a CDS encoding AMP-binding protein, protein MQTSARQNYPAGVPHEIHPEQYRSLPHMFEEAFGRYADRPFSVCMERWMSFGELDTLSKALGAWLQSRGLEPGARVAIMLPNIPQFAVTMCGVLRAGYTCVNVNPLYTARELEHQLKDSGATAIVILENFASTLEKVIERTPVKHVVMTSMGDLLGGLYGAWITIAVRHLAKIVPPYKLPLSDGRSVTPFTQAITEGRGRPLGPDQSTLDSIAFLQYTGGTTGLSKGAVLTHRNIVAATLQAEAWFTPALTRAGDLSKVNSIAALPLYHIFALTLCLLAIRQGSHMTLIPNPRDFNKFIAVLKKRPFHMLPAVNTLFNALLMHPEFKSLDFSTLFVSQAGGMAASEGTARKWFETTGCPMIEGWGMSETCAIGTNNPVSNTEFTGTIGLPLPSIEIAIKDDEGNSLPVGESGELCIRGPNVMVGYYNQPAETAAAFTADGFMRTGDIAVMQEDGYSRIVDRKKDMILVSGFNVFPNELENVISLCPGVVECAAVGVPDEKQGEAIKVFVVRRDPALTEDAVLQYCHSQLTGYKRPKHIEFRESLPKTNVGKILRRELRTSASA, encoded by the coding sequence ATGCAGACATCCGCGCGACAAAACTATCCTGCCGGCGTACCGCACGAGATTCATCCCGAGCAGTACCGGTCTTTGCCCCATATGTTCGAGGAAGCCTTCGGCCGCTATGCCGACCGGCCCTTCTCGGTCTGCATGGAGCGATGGATGTCCTTCGGCGAACTCGACACGCTGTCGAAGGCGCTCGGCGCCTGGCTGCAGTCGCGCGGGCTCGAGCCGGGTGCACGCGTGGCGATCATGCTGCCCAACATTCCGCAGTTCGCGGTCACGATGTGCGGCGTGCTGCGCGCCGGCTATACATGCGTGAACGTCAATCCGCTGTACACGGCGCGGGAGCTGGAGCACCAGCTGAAGGACTCCGGCGCGACGGCGATCGTCATCCTGGAGAACTTCGCGTCAACGCTCGAGAAGGTGATCGAGCGCACGCCCGTGAAGCACGTGGTCATGACGTCGATGGGCGATCTGCTGGGCGGGTTGTACGGCGCCTGGATCACGATCGCGGTGCGGCACCTGGCGAAGATCGTGCCGCCGTACAAGCTGCCTTTGAGCGACGGGCGCTCGGTCACGCCGTTCACGCAAGCGATCACCGAAGGACGTGGCCGTCCTCTTGGTCCCGACCAGAGCACGCTCGATTCGATTGCGTTCCTGCAGTACACGGGGGGCACGACGGGGCTGTCGAAAGGCGCGGTGCTGACGCATCGCAACATAGTGGCCGCCACGCTGCAGGCCGAGGCTTGGTTCACGCCGGCATTGACGCGCGCGGGCGATCTGTCGAAGGTCAACAGCATCGCGGCGCTACCGCTGTATCACATCTTCGCGCTGACGCTGTGCCTGCTGGCGATCCGTCAAGGCTCGCACATGACGCTGATTCCGAATCCGCGCGACTTCAACAAGTTCATCGCGGTGCTTAAGAAGCGGCCCTTCCACATGCTGCCCGCGGTGAACACGCTGTTCAATGCGCTGCTCATGCATCCGGAGTTCAAGAGCCTCGATTTCTCGACGCTGTTCGTCTCGCAGGCGGGGGGCATGGCGGCGTCGGAAGGAACCGCGCGCAAGTGGTTCGAGACCACCGGCTGCCCGATGATCGAAGGCTGGGGAATGAGCGAGACCTGCGCGATCGGGACCAACAACCCGGTGTCGAACACCGAGTTCACCGGGACCATCGGCCTGCCGCTGCCTAGCATCGAGATCGCGATCAAGGACGATGAGGGGAATTCGCTCCCTGTGGGTGAGTCAGGTGAGCTCTGCATCAGGGGACCCAACGTGATGGTTGGCTACTACAACCAGCCTGCAGAGACTGCGGCGGCGTTCACAGCAGATGGCTTCATGCGGACCGGTGATATTGCCGTGATGCAGGAAGATGGCTACAGCCGGATCGTCGACCGCAAGAAGGACATGATTCTTGTGAGCGGCTTCAACGTGTTTCCGAACGAGCTCGAGAACGTGATTTCGCTCTGCCCTGGAGTCGTGGAATGCGCGGCTGTCGGCGTGCCTGACGAGAAGCAGGGGGAAGCAATCAAGGTGTTCGTGGTCCGCAGGGATCCTGCGCTGACGGAGGATGCGGTGCTTCAGTATTGCCACTCGCAGCTCACGGGCTACAAGCGGCCGAAGCACATCGAATTTCGGGAATCATTACCCAAGACGAACGTGGGCAAGATCCTTCGACGGGAGCTTCGCACCAGTGCGAGCGCCTGA
- a CDS encoding MBL fold metallo-hydrolase yields MSHSSASAGLPANVVVLERGWLSSNNILFLGGTETAIVDTGYAAHAEQTVALVESVLGGRGLDRILNTHLHSDHCGGNAALQERYPSVRTEIPPGEAALVERWDEDGLSFLATGQSCPRFGFTGLLLPGTECVLGDRPWQVHAAPGHDPHSIILFDALSRTLISADALWEHGFGIAFPELAGEPSFGDMAATLDLIESLAPLRVVPGHGAVFDDVGKALSVARKRLDGLQRDPVKHARHAIKVLMKFKLLEMQAVSLEDWHSWLSGTPYLAMIRARFFERIELNQLTDDILRELVAAGAAEKDEIAVRNL; encoded by the coding sequence ATGAGCCATTCGTCGGCAAGCGCTGGTCTGCCGGCGAATGTGGTGGTGCTTGAGCGCGGGTGGCTGTCCTCCAACAACATCCTCTTTCTCGGCGGCACCGAGACGGCGATCGTTGATACCGGGTACGCCGCGCATGCGGAGCAGACTGTGGCCCTGGTCGAGTCGGTGCTTGGAGGCCGGGGGCTTGATCGCATCTTGAATACGCATCTGCACAGCGATCACTGTGGAGGCAATGCGGCGCTGCAGGAGCGCTATCCGTCGGTTCGCACTGAAATACCGCCAGGTGAGGCGGCGCTGGTGGAACGCTGGGACGAAGATGGTCTGAGCTTTCTGGCGACAGGGCAGAGCTGCCCTCGGTTCGGATTCACCGGACTGCTGCTGCCCGGCACCGAGTGCGTGTTGGGAGACAGGCCGTGGCAGGTGCACGCAGCACCTGGGCACGATCCGCATTCGATCATCTTGTTCGATGCGCTGTCGCGAACTCTGATTTCTGCGGACGCGCTGTGGGAGCACGGGTTTGGCATTGCCTTTCCTGAACTGGCTGGTGAGCCTTCATTCGGAGACATGGCTGCGACGCTCGATCTGATCGAATCGCTCGCCCCGTTGCGGGTGGTTCCCGGGCATGGCGCCGTCTTCGATGACGTTGGCAAAGCCCTTTCGGTTGCGCGCAAGCGTCTTGATGGATTGCAGCGTGACCCGGTCAAGCACGCTCGGCATGCGATCAAGGTGTTGATGAAGTTCAAACTGCTGGAAATGCAGGCTGTTTCTCTTGAAGATTGGCACTCGTGGCTGAGTGGCACGCCGTACCTGGCCATGATTCGCGCTCGATTTTTTGAGAGAATTGAGTTGAATCAACTCACTGACGATATCTTGCGGGAATTAGTCGCTGCGGGCGCGGCTGAGAAAGACGAGATTGCAGTTCGTAATCTCTAG